In Caloramator sp. E03, the sequence ACAGAGTTTTTGCCGAAGTACTACCTCAGGATAAAGCAATGGAGGTTAAAAAACTTCAGGATGAAGGCAAAAAAGTTGCCATGGTTGGAGATGGAATCAACGATGCCCCAGCCCTAGCACAATCTGATGTTGGAATTGCTATAGGATCTGGTACTGATGTTGCGATAGAATCAGCGGATATAATACTTATGAAAAGCGATATACTCGATGTTGTAACTTCAATACAGCTTAGCAGGGCAACAATTAAAAATATAAAGCAGAACCTTTTCTGGGCCTTTGGATATAACATACTTGGTATACCAATTGCTGCAGGAATTTTAACTCTATTTGGTGGGCCAAGATTAAATCCTATGATTGCAGCTGCAGCAATGAGTTTTAGCTCAGTTTCAGTTCTTTTAAATGCTTTGAGATTAAAGGGCTTTAAGCCTGAAATATAAATTATTTTAGATTGTGTTAAGTAAATATGAAAAAATAGCGTAGCTACACGTATAATTACACAAAATTACACAGTTTTTTTATGTAATCTAAATTAATAAAATTTGATAATACTGGATTTATCAAAAAAAGGCATGCCGAAGGCACCTACTTAAAACTTAAAATGTAGGTGTGTTAAGAATATATGGTTTATTTGAGAATTAAGCAGACAGAAGCCAGTTATTAATATTTTTTTCATCAACTAAAATACCAGCAACTTGTGCAGGAGTTAGATTGTTTAAAGAATAGTGAGGTCTTAAAAAATTATAATGGAAAATAAACATTGCTATTAGAGTGTTTGCACTTTCAAATGATTTAAAACCTCTTTTACGTTTATACCAGTCTTTAAATGTATCATTAAAAGCTTCTAGCAAGTTGTTGGATATATCATCTTTAAATGATTGAACTTTTATGTGTTTTGAAGAATTAAAAATAGTTTTAGTAGCAAGATTATATGAGCCTAATCTATCGGTCACAATAGCCGATGGACATCCAAACTTACTTGCAGATTTAAACAAGGAAAAAGCTTGAGAAGCATCTCTTGAAGGAGATAAATTAAAACCAAGAACCATTCTGGTTTCTGAATCTATAATTAACCAAATATAATGTTTTTTACCATTAATAAAAACGACAGTTTCGTCGGCATGCCATTCATCAGATGCACTTAAATCAAGATTTTCAGTAAGTTTATTAGCTATACTTAGAAAAATTGGAGCAAATTTTTTGCACCAAGATGCAATAGTTACATGAGAAACTTTGACATTGTAGGTTAGTTTAAAAAATTGAGATATTCTTCTTGTTGAAGAACCATTTAGATAATAGAGGTTAAGTGCAGTAAGAATTAAAAATAATGGAAATCTCATTCTTTTAAAATCTGTCTTTCCTTTAATTAATTCACAAGATGCAGAGGGTATATTAATAGGTTTTGCAACATAAATAGAATGACCACATTTTTTAGAGTTGCAAGTATAATGGGAATAGTACTCATAATCATGGTGCAAATAAGTACCACTACCACAAACAGGACAACGAGGATACCCTCTCAATACACGATTTTTCTTACCCTTATAATCTTCAAGAGTAAACTGACGTCTACAGTCTTTACATTGATATTTTTGATTACCTGCTTTGTCTTTCCCAAAGCGATAGAGATTTTGACTATGGCATCTTGGACATGAAATTTTATTCAATGACTTGCACATAATTTCATCTCTCCTTCGGAGGTATTTTGTTTTTCGCTATATATAAGATAACTCAAAGGAGAGATGAAATTCAAATATCATATAACTTAACAAAACTTTATTTTAGATAAGGAGGTTTATAATGAAAAAAATAAATATTAAAGGGATGTCATGTATGCACTGCGTGATGCACGTTAAAAATGCATTAAATGAAGTAAATGGAGTTAAGGCTGTTGATGTAAATCTAAAAGAAAACTATGCAACTGTTGAAGGTGAAAATATCAATGATAGCGATATAAAAAATGCAATTGAAGATGCTGGATATGAAGTTGTATCCATTGAAGAAGTTTAAAAAAGTATCCACCTTTTTGGTGGATACTTTTTTAAAGCACCTTTTTAACATCATACATAGAAGATAATACAAGCCAATTCTGTGGGAAAAATCTTCCTATTGTCCAATAGCTTACTCCTCCAAGCTTATATTCATTAACAAGAAGTAGTTTCGCTTCAATACTTCTTGCATCCTCAAACCAAACAACATGCTGTCTTCTTTGTGAGTCATAATAATTAAAAAATGGTGATTGAGACTTTGTATCATATTCTATCGCAGCCCTATTCCTTCTTGCAAGTTCAACTGCAGCTGTGTTTGAAACTGCTTGTGCTGCAGTATTTGGTCTATAAGGTAAAGTCCAGTCATATCCATAATTAGGAATACCCATCAATATTTTCTCTGAAGGTATCACTTCTACGGCATAATCAAGTACTCTCTTAACTTCATTTATTGGAGCAACTGCAAGAGGAGGCCCATAAGTATATCCCCATTCATAAGTCATAAGTATAACAAAATCAACAATTGACCCATGAGCAGCATAATCATGGGCTTCATATAAAAGCCCCTTTTGTTCCGCTGAGGTTTTTGGAGCAAGAGAAGTTAAAAGTATATATCCCAAAGGCTTTAATCTCTGCTTAATTTTATTTATGAAGCTATTATATTTTTCTCTGTCATCAGGGTAAATATATTCAATATCAAGGTTAAGTCCATAGTAATTCTTTTCCTTCATTGTTGATATTATATTATTAATAGCCCTTTCCTGAATTACATCATTAGTTAAGATACTTCGTGCAATATCACTATTAAATCCTTTTCCTTCCTCAATATTTGTAACAACCATTATTGGTGCCACATTATTAGCCCTTGCAAGCTGTATAATCTGGCTGTCATCTATTGTATTTAAAGAACCATCCATTTTTATTTCGTAACTGAATATGCTAAGGTAAGTAAGGTAAGGAAAAGTCTTTTTTAAAATATCGGTATTAGTAGCTGGAAATGCGTATCCATTTACATATATTGTTCCAAGCTTTTTAGTTCTGTCTGGAATGATAATAAACTGTCCCGGCTGAATTAATGATGGATTGGTGATAATTGGATTTGCAGAAAGTATATCATCTACACTAACCTTATAATCCTTTGCAATAGAGTAAATTGATTCACCAGGCATAACTCTGTGAACCCTCGTACCTTCTTTTATAACAAGAGTCTGACCAACAACAAGCTGATTAGGAAAAGTAAGTTCATTATCTGCAGCTATTTTTTCAGGGGAAACACGATAAAGCCTTCCAATTGTATAAAGACTTTCACCAGGTTTTACAACATGAATTATCAAAAACACCACACCTTAATAATACTCTATTCCAATATATGTATTATAAATAAAATATTTTACAAAAATAAAAAAAATATTCCCCAAATTATTGCAGTAATTAGGGGGAATATTTTTTTAAGCCTTATTTATATCTAATGCCTTTAAATTTTCAACTATTTCGTCTAAGCTATTTCCAATGCTTGCTTCTACAGCTGCAGCTATTGCACCTTCTACAACTGCACATTTTACAATCTTAATTTTATCTTTATCATTTAAATTCTCTATTGCCATCTCCGCATTCATTACGGCACTTCCTAAATCGAATAATATAATAACCCCATCTTTAGAATATACTTTTTCAATTGCATTTACTATTTTATTATAATCTGTTCCAATTTCCCCGTCAAAAGTTCCTCCTGCGCATTCAATTAAAGCATTAGGTGCCATCTGAAGTGCAACCTCTTTTATTCCTTCTGCAATCTTACTGCTATGGGATATAACAACTAAGCCAACCATTATATCATCCTCTTATTGCTTTTACTTCATCACATATTGTCTTTAATATTAAATAGCTTGAAACTGCACCTGGATCAAGATGGCCCTTACTTCTCTCCCCTAAATAACTTGCTCTTCCTTTTTTAGCAATCATATCTTTAGTATTCTCTTTACCTATAAATGCTGCATCCATCATTTTATCTAAACATTCAACACAGTCGAGTTTGTCATTGATAGAAGCTTTTAAAGCATATAATGCTGGCTCTAAAGTATCAACCATAGTCTTTTCCCCAATAGTTGCTTTACCTCTATCCTTAATACCCTTTAAAGCCTCCTCAAGAAGAAGTGTAAAATCATTTATGTCTATTTCATCTTTATTTATAGCTTTCATCCCAGCCTTCATAAAGGCTGTTCCATATAAGGGGCCTGATGCACCACCTACAGTTGATATTAAAGCCATACTTACTTTTTTCAGTATGTCTCCTATATTCTTGCTTTCATCACTTTCAAGCTTTTCTTTTACAACTTTAAATCCCTTACTCATATTAAGTCCATGATCTCCATCACCAATAGCAGCATCAAGATTTGTCAAATACATCTTATTTTCTTCAATAACATCAGCAATTTTGTATATTATATTTTTAACCTGCAAGTAATTAACAGTCATTAAAACTCCCCCTTATATAACCTTAAATGCAGGAGTATCAGCCTTTTCATCTAAAAGCTCTTTAAGTTCACTATCAAGGTTTAATACTGTTATTGAGAAGCCAGCCATTTCAAGTGATGTCATAAATTCCCCAACAAAAGTCTTATATACCTTTACACCCTTTGAAGTTAGCATATCATTTACCTTATTATTTACAATAAACAATTCCATAAGAGGAGTTCCTGACAACCCATTTATCATTACAGCAACTTCATTGCTACTATCTAAAGGCATATCGCTTAATATTTTATTCAGCATATGCTCAACTATTTCATCTGCAGACTTTATTTTTTCTCTATGAGTTCCAGGTTCCCCATGAATGCCCATACCTATTTCCATTTCATCCTCTGAAAGAGTGAAATTAGGCTTCCCAGCTGCTGGAACAATACATGGTGTAAGAGCCATTCCCATACTTCTTACATTGTTTATTGTCTTTTGTGCAACTCTTTTTACTTCTTCAAGAGTTGCCCCTCTTTGTGCCATAGCCCCTGCTATCTTATGTACAAATACAGTACCTGCAATACCTCTTCTTCCTGCAGTATATAGGCTGTTTTCAACGGCAACATCATCATTTACAACTACGCTTTCAACCTTTATTCCTTCCATTTCTGCCATTTCCTTTGCCATCTCAAAATTCATAATATCTCCAGTATAATTTTTTATAATAAGCAATACCCCTTCTCCTCCATCAACAGCCTTTATTGCTTCATAAACCTGATCTGGAGTCGGTGATGTAAATACAGCACCTAATACTGCAGCATCAAGCATACCATAACCAACATATCCTGCATGAGCAGGTTCGTGTCCACTCCCTCCCCCGCTTACTAATGCAACTTTTTTACATGGTGCATTTTTTCTAACCACAACATTACAATTATCAAGTTTTCTTAAATATTGCGGGTATGCCTTTTCTAATCCCTGAATCATATCTTCAACAACAAAATTAGGATTATTAATTATTTTTTTCATATTATTTCCTCCTTTTAAATTTATTTTCTATTTATAAAATCTGTAGCAATTACATTTACCCCAGTATCAAATATATTTTCAATCAATACCTGTCCAACATATAAAGGTGCACTAAATATATGTCTGTTGACTTCAGCAACAACATCAAACATAAAACTCTTTGATATCTCTTTATCAGTTTTTACAGGTACAACTTCCCTGTCGCCTCCTATAACTTTAGCAGTTGTTGTAACAATTCTCTTAGGATCCATTATTTCAGCTATTGCATAATCCTCTCCCTTTTTACATGTATTACCAGAAACCTTTATAATCCCATCATCTTTTAAAACTTCCATCTCACATCCTAAGGGACAATTAATACATATTATTTTTTTAATCATTTTTTATCTCCTCCAACGTAAACTCAATATCACCCTTATTAAGCTTTTCTAAGATGCTTCTTTTTACAACAACGCTTTCCATTTCCCCGGGGGTAACAATGGCTTTCCTTACTTTTGTTATTATCTGCCCGTTATTTTTTACAGTTAAATATACGTTTTTATATACATTATCAACTCTCATGAAAAAGTTTACGCTATCGTCAACATTTAAAGGATCTATTCTATGAGGCACAACATATCTTATCCCGTAAGTCCCCTTTGTCTTAAAGCTTTTATCATTAAAGCTTAGCTGTCCTTTTACAAATTTTGCAGCAGATCGTCCTGCAATTCTGCTTTCAAATGTCACATAATCTACAAGATCATGAACATGTACAACATTCCCACAGGCAAAAATACCTTCAACCATAGTTTGCATTGATTCGTCAACTATTGGTCCTGATGTTATATTATCAATTGGAATATTGGCTTCCCTTGTTAATTCATTTTCAGGGATTAATCCAACCGATAGCAAAAGAGTGTCGCATTCTACAAATCTTTCTGTTTCTTTTATAGGCTTTCTTTCAGAATCAACTTCAGCAATAGTAACACCTTCTAATCTTTTTCTTCCATGTATTCTTACAACAGTATGATTAAAATACAAAGGTATGTCAAAATCATGAAGACATTGGGCTATATTTCTTTTTAGCCCTGTTGAATATGGCATAAGTTCAAGAACCATTTTAACCTCTGCCCCTTCAAGAGTCATCCTCCTTGCCATTATGAGCCCAATATCTCCTGAACCTAAAACAACTACCTTTTTACCTACCATATATCCTTCCATGTTTATAAACCTTTGGGCTGCACCTGCTGTAAATATTCCCGATGGCCTATTACCAGGAATATTTAAAGCCCCTCTTGTTCTTTCCCTGCATCCCATGGTCAAAACTATTGCCTTTGATTTTATATTTATAATCCCATCATTAGGAGTTAGAGCAATTATATTCCTATCTTTATCTATTTTAATAACCATAGTGTCTAACATATAATCTATTTTGTAATTTTTAACTTCATCTATAAATCTATTTGCATATTCAGGACCTGTCAGCTGTTCTTTAAAAATATGAAGCCCAAATCCATTGTGTATACATTGCTGCAAAATTCCTCCAAGCCTTTTGTCTCTTTCAATAATAAGTACATCCTCAGCTCCATTCTTCTTAGCCTCAATAGCTGCTGCAAGCCCAGCAGGACCTCCTCCAATAACAACTACATCCCTTATCATTTTATCCCCCCTATTTAGTTCTTCCCGTTAGTATATAGCTACCTGGCCCATCTTTATTTATATTTTTTCTATCAATATTCAGTTCTCTTTCAAGTATCTCCATTACCCTTGGCATACAAAATCCTCCCTGGCATCTTCCCATTCCTGCTCTTACTCTTTTTTTCACACCATCAACACTTATTGCTCCAAGGGGCCTTCTTATAGCATTAACAATATCTCCTTCTGTTATATGTTCACACCTGCAAATTATTCTTCCATATAATGGGTTTTGCTCTAATGCCTTTTTCTTTTCTTCATCATTCATTTCAATAAACTTTTTAGTATTAGATCTATTTGCTTTAAAATATTTTTTCTTTCTTAATACAAGTCCCTGATCACAAAGCAAGCTCACAACCATCTCAGCAATTGCAGGTGCACTTGTAAGCCCTGGGGATTCAATTCCAGCAGCATTTACAGCTCCCCTTTGAGGAATATCAATTATAAAATCCCCCACATTAGTTTTTGATCTTATACCTGCAAAGCTTGTAATAACATATCTCATATCTATTCCATTAACGTTTTTTTGTGCACCATACAATATTTCATTAATCCCTTCAATATACGTTGATGTATCTTCTCTATCTTCCTGATATATGGCATTAGGACCTATAAATATATTCCCATGAACAGTAGGAGATACTAATATTCCCTTACCCTTCTCTGTAGGAGTTGGAAATATGGTTTTTTCAACAAGGTCTCCGATAATTTTATCAAACAAACAGTATTCTCCTCTTGTAGGTATCATAGAAAATATTCTCCCCGATAACATTTTACTAATCTTATCTGAATTAATACCTGCAGCATTTACAACATAATTAGCTTCAAAGATGCCCCTATTTGTTTCAACCATGAACTTATCTTTATCCTTATATATGTTAGAAACTTCACAATTAAATATAAATTCTACTCCGTTTTCACAGGCATTTTCACCAAGGGCAATTGCCATCTCAAAGGGGGAGACAATACCTGCCGTTGGGGCATAAAGAGCACATATTACATTATCCTTTATGTTAGGCTCCATAGATAAAATCTCATTTTTTTCTATAATCTTAAGGTTTGGGACTCCATTTGTAATACCTCTTTTATAGAGCACCTCAACTTCCTTTTGTTCTTCTTCATTGAATGCAACAACTAAAGATCCGTTATTTTTATAAGGAACATCAAGTTCTTTACAAAGCCCTTCATACATCTCACAGCCTCTAACATTGAGTTTTGCTTTTAATGTACCTTCATGGGCGTCATAGCCCGCATGAACTATACCGCTGTTTGCCTTTGTTGAGCCACAAGAAACGTCATAACCTTTTTCAACAACAGCAATATTAAGCTCATTTTTCGAAAGCTCCCTTGCTATTGCACATCCAACAATACCTGCACCTATTATTAAAACATCGTACATACATAATCCCCCTTAATAAAGAGCCATGCTCAAGGGTCTTAAGACCTATCAACATGGCTCTTTATAGATATAGTATTTAAAATACTATTCTTCTTTTTCCCATTCAAGGGCTCTCTTTACGGCCTTCTTCCATCCTTTAACAAGTTTTTGTCTTCTTGCTTCATCCATTACTGGTTCAAACTTCTTGTCTATTGCCCAGTTGTTTAATATATCTTCTTTGCTGCTCCAGTATCCTACTGCAAGACCAGCAAGATATGCAGCACCAAGAGCTGTTGTTTCAATTACCTTTGGCCTGTAAACGTCAACTCCAAGTATGTCGGATTGGAACTGCATAAGGAAGTTATTTGCAACAGCGCCACCATCAACTTTTAATGCTGTAAGCTGTATCTTTGAATCTTCTTGCATAGCATTTAATACATCCATAGTCTGATATGCTAAAGATTCAAGGGTTGCCCTTATAAGATGTTCTTTCTTTGCTCCTCTTGTAAGTCCTACTATAGTTCCTCTTGCATACATGTCCCAATATGGAGCACCCATTCCAACGAAAGCTGGAACTACATATACCCCGTTTGTATCTTCAACTGCAGTTGCAAATTTTTCACTGTCAGCAGCCTTTTCTATCAGCTTCAATTCATCCCTTAACCACTGAATAGCTGCACCTGCAATAAATATACTTCCTTCAAGTGCATACTCTACCTTACCGTTAACTCCCCATGCAATAGTAGTTAAAAGCCCATTATTAGAAACAACTGGAGTTGTACCTGTGTTCATAAGCATAAAGCAACCTGTACCATAAGTATTTTTTGCATTACCTTCAGCAAAACAGCCTTGTCCAAATAATGCTGCTTGCTGGTCTCCGGCATCTCCAGCTATTGGTATTTCTTCTCCTAATACATTCTTTGATGTGTATCCATATACACAGCTTGAGGGTTTTGCCTCTGGAAGCATTGATTCTGGAATATTTAATTCCTCCAAAATCTCTTTATCCCATTTAAGCTCACGGATATTAAAGAGCATTGTTCTTGAAGCATTTGAATAATCAGTTACATGAACTTTTCCACCAGTAAGATTCCATATAAGCCAAGTATCAATATTACCAAACAAAAGCTCTCCCTTTTCTGCCTTTTCCCTTGCCCCTTCAACATTATCAAGTATCCATTTTACCTTTGTGCCAGAGAAATATGCATCTATTACAAGACCAGTTTTATATCTTATTTTCTCTGCAAGACCCTTCTCTCTTAAGCTATCGCATATAGGAGCAGTTCTTCTGCACTGCCATACTATTGCATTATAAACAGGCTTTCCAGTATTTTTATCCCATACAACAGTAGTTTCTCTCTGATTTGTTATACCAATAGCAGCAATATCTTTCATTTCAAGGCCTGCTTTTTTAACTGCTTCTTTTGCTACTTCAAGTTGAGTATCCCATATTTCTAAAGGATTGTGTTCAACCCATCCTGCCTGTGGATAAATTTGAGTAAATTCCTTTTGGGCAACAGATACTATCTGCCCCTCATGGTTAAAAACTATAGCTCTTGAACTTGTTGTACCTTGATCTAAAGCTAATATAAACTTTGACATTTTACCCCTCCTTCATCAATTTTTATGGGTGCCCAATTAATGGGCACCAGTATATAATTTATAAGAAAAGTCCAGTGTATAAGAGTGCTCCTATTATTCCACCTATAATTGGGCCTACAACTGGTATCCAAGAATATCCCCAATCGGAATCTCTCTTTCCTGGAATAGGAAGAATTGCATGAGCAATACGTGGTCCAAGGTCTCTTGCAGGGTTGATTGCATAACCTGTTGGACCTCCAAGAGACAAACCTATTGACCAAACTAAGAATGCTACTGCTAATGTTCCTACACCATTTGTAAGTTTGTTTGCACCAATGAACATACATCCCATAACAAGCATCATTGTTCCAATAATTTCTGTTAAAAGGTTTGCAAAGGTATTTCTTACTGCTGGAGCTGTACAGAATACTCCAAGCTTGCCATCCTTGTTATCAGTTTCTTTCCAGTGTGGCAGATATGCAAGCCATACTAAAACTGCTCCAACAAAAGCACCAAGCATTTGAGCTATGATATAAGGAAATACATCAGCCCATGGGAAATTGCCAACAACTGCATTTGCTATTGTTACAGCAGGATTAAGATGCCCACCGCTAATGCTCCCAACTGCAAAAACTGCCATTCCAACAGCAAGTCCCCAGCCAGTAGTTATTACTATCCAGCCAGAGTTTTGTCCCTTTGATTTGTTTAAAACAACGTTGGCAACAACTCCATCACCAAGGAGAATAAGAATTGCTGTGCCAATAAACTCAGCTAAAAACTTAGACATTTAAAAACCCCCCTATTAAAATTTTTTATGGAACATGTCCACCATTCCGTTATATCTATATTTTCAATTTTCATAATTTATTCAAAAAAAATTAATTTTTTTATAACTAAATTCGATAAATTGATTTTAAAATAGACAAAAAAACACCTAACCTACTTGGTAGATTAGGTATCTTTAATATTTATTTTATATCTTTTAATAATGGTGTTAACTCTTTTTCATAGTATATATAAAGTCTATGAAGTGGTCTTGTCATTGAAACATATAAAAGTTTTATATCAAGTTCATTTTCTCCATATTTATCTCTATCTGCTGATACAATCATAGCTGCATCAAATTCAAGCCCCTTTGAAAAATACGATGGAACAATTACAATTCCAGCCCTATATTCCTTTTCCTTACCAGTTAAAAGTTGTATATCTTTGTGATATTTCTTTAGAAGAGTATTCATCTTTATACATTCATTAAGTGTTTTACATATAATAGCAATTGATTTAAAGCCTTCTTCCTTTAAATTATTTATTTTTTCTACTATATCCTTTGCTATATCTGCTATATTTTCTTTATTTATAATTTCAACCTTTTCTCCATGCCTTATGACAGGCTCCCCCAAGACTATATTATCATCCTTTATTTTCTTTATTACACTATTTGCAGCATCCATTATCTCAACTGTTGTTCTGTAGCTTTGCTTTAAATTCAGAATTTCACATCTTCCATCTTCAAAAACATATCTTTCGATATCCCTCCAACTTTTTATACCTCTATAGGAATGTATGCCCTGACAGAGGTCTCCAAGAATTGTAAGGGAGGTATCCTTTGCAATCTTTTTCAGAACATAGAACTGAAAAACGCTAAAATCCTGAGCCTCATCTACTACAATATGCTTTATATTTATTTTTTCATCAAGTCCATAAACACAGTACTTTATATACATAATTGGTGCAAGGTCTTCAACTTCAACAAATCCAGATTTTAAAATATTTATTGTATATTCTCTTACAAACTCTGCTGTATCACTATCCAAGCAATTTTCAATAAGACTAAAATAAAGCTCTTGATTCTCGAAAAAATCTTTATAATATTTTAAAGGCTCAATCCTTTGTATTGACTTAACATAATCATTAACAGCTTTTTTGCATATACTCTCAAGCTTTGATATAGCATCATTCTTGGAATCAATTATTTCAGAGAGAATTTTTCTTCTATCCTCACCATCTTCCATTTCAAGCTTAACTGCTGCAACTTTCCTGTCACACTCTAATTGGAAAGATGCCTTTATTGCTTCTTTCTTCTTTTTCAGCCTATTTGATAAGTGTTTTTTTATCTCAAGTATCCTTTTATGCATCGCAATATTTTTATATTCATTTAAGAAAAGGCTTTGTATCTCTTCATATTTATATATAACATAATTCCCAACTTTAAAATCTGCTTTTGGTAAGAATTCCTTTTCAATTTTCATTATTAACCTGTCGATTACATTTTTAAATTCAATTGATGCTTTAAACTCAGATTCTTTTCTAATAAAATTATTTAATTTTATCTCTTCATAAGTATTATTATTGTTAACAAACCTTATAAGCTTTTCATTTTCATCTTGTATTTTTAATTTTGAGCCTATCATCTCAACTGCAAAATCCAAAAATGTAGTCTGTTTTACCTTATCAACTCCAAGCTCTGGAAGAACTTCAGATATATAGTTTAGGAAAAATCTCGTAGGTGCAAGAATCATAAAGTTTTCAGGGTAAAAAGATTTTTCAAATGTATATATAAGATAAGCAATTCTATGAAGTGCTATAGTAGTTTTC encodes:
- the helD gene encoding RNA polymerase recycling motor HelD gives rise to the protein MSSKDHPDYNEELNRLEFTLGYVEKSLENAIKEKDRLDVEVSKSKKGLHGDSSQGYIDLMINTMFHDRIQIKLKNLIAARKKPYFARIDFKEEGASEKEKIYIGKMSLMREEDQKLIIVDWRAPISNLYYEERIGDASYSCPEGRIKGKLSLKRQFSIEDGKLNNIFDIDITTNDEFLQSYLGANADNRLKDIVSTIQVEQNKVIRADMWKPIIVQGAAGSGKTTIALHRIAYLIYTFEKSFYPENFMILAPTRFFLNYISEVLPELGVDKVKQTTFLDFAVEMIGSKLKIQDENEKLIRFVNNNNTYEEIKLNNFIRKESEFKASIEFKNVIDRLIMKIEKEFLPKADFKVGNYVIYKYEEIQSLFLNEYKNIAMHKRILEIKKHLSNRLKKKKEAIKASFQLECDRKVAAVKLEMEDGEDRRKILSEIIDSKNDAISKLESICKKAVNDYVKSIQRIEPLKYYKDFFENQELYFSLIENCLDSDTAEFVREYTINILKSGFVEVEDLAPIMYIKYCVYGLDEKINIKHIVVDEAQDFSVFQFYVLKKIAKDTSLTILGDLCQGIHSYRGIKSWRDIERYVFEDGRCEILNLKQSYRTTVEIMDAANSVIKKIKDDNIVLGEPVIRHGEKVEIINKENIADIAKDIVEKINNLKEEGFKSIAIICKTLNECIKMNTLLKKYHKDIQLLTGKEKEYRAGIVIVPSYFSKGLEFDAAMIVSADRDKYGENELDIKLLYVSMTRPLHRLYIYYEKELTPLLKDIK
- the glpK gene encoding glycerol kinase GlpK, producing MSKFILALDQGTTSSRAIVFNHEGQIVSVAQKEFTQIYPQAGWVEHNPLEIWDTQLEVAKEAVKKAGLEMKDIAAIGITNQRETTVVWDKNTGKPVYNAIVWQCRRTAPICDSLREKGLAEKIRYKTGLVIDAYFSGTKVKWILDNVEGAREKAEKGELLFGNIDTWLIWNLTGGKVHVTDYSNASRTMLFNIRELKWDKEILEELNIPESMLPEAKPSSCVYGYTSKNVLGEEIPIAGDAGDQQAALFGQGCFAEGNAKNTYGTGCFMLMNTGTTPVVSNNGLLTTIAWGVNGKVEYALEGSIFIAGAAIQWLRDELKLIEKAADSEKFATAVEDTNGVYVVPAFVGMGAPYWDMYARGTIVGLTRGAKKEHLIRATLESLAYQTMDVLNAMQEDSKIQLTALKVDGGAVANNFLMQFQSDILGVDVYRPKVIETTALGAAYLAGLAVGYWSSKEDILNNWAIDKKFEPVMDEARRQKLVKGWKKAVKRALEWEKEE
- a CDS encoding MIP/aquaporin family protein, translating into MSKFLAEFIGTAILILLGDGVVANVVLNKSKGQNSGWIVITTGWGLAVGMAVFAVGSISGGHLNPAVTIANAVVGNFPWADVFPYIIAQMLGAFVGAVLVWLAYLPHWKETDNKDGKLGVFCTAPAVRNTFANLLTEIIGTMMLVMGCMFIGANKLTNGVGTLAVAFLVWSIGLSLGGPTGYAINPARDLGPRIAHAILPIPGKRDSDWGYSWIPVVGPIIGGIIGALLYTGLFL